Proteins co-encoded in one Corylus avellana chromosome ca9, CavTom2PMs-1.0 genomic window:
- the LOC132192316 gene encoding eukaryotic translation initiation factor 3 subunit E — translation MASYDLTPRIAPHLDRHLVFPILEFLQERRLHEDEQILKSKIELLNKTNMVDYAMDIHKSLYHAEEVPQDMVDRRAEVVGRLKALEEAAAPLVTFLQNPNAVQELRSDKQYNLQMLSERYQIGTEQIEALYQYAKFQFECGNYSGAADYLYQYRALCTNSERSLSALWGKLAAEILMQNWDIALEELNRLKEIIDSKNFASPMNQVQSRIWLMHWGLFIFFNHDNGRTQIIDLFNQDKYLNAIQTSAPHLLRYLATAFIVNKRRRPQFKEFIKVIQQEQHSYKDPITEFLACVYVNYDFDGAQKKMKECEEVILNDPFLGKRVEEGNFSTVPLRDEFLENARLFIFETYCRIHQRIDMAVLADKLNLNYEEAERWIVNLIRGSKLDAKIDSHLGTVIMEPNHPNVYEQLIDHTKALSGRTYKLVSQLLEHAQAAQPAR, via the exons ATGGCGAGCTATGACCTCACTCCGCGGATTGCGCCGCACTTGGACCGGCACCTAGTGTTCCCGATATTAGAGTTTCTCCAGGAGCGCCGTCTTCACGAGGACGAGCAGATCCTCAAGTCGAAGATCGAGCTTCTCAACAAGACCAACATGGTCGACTACGCTATGGATATCCACAAGAGTCTCTATCATGCTGAAGAGGTCCCCCAAG ATATGGTGGACAGGAGGGCGGAGGTGGTGGGGAGGCTCAAGGCGCTTGAGGAGGCGGCTGCACCTCTTGTCACTTTTTTGCAGAACCCAAATGCAGTGCAGGAGCTAAGATCTGATAAGCAGTACAATCTCCAAATGCTCAGTGAACGATACCAG ATTGGAACAGAGCAGATAGAGGCTTTATATCAGTACGCCAAATTTCAGTTTGAATGTGGAAACTACTCTGGTGCTGCTGATTATCTGTATCAGTATAGGGCTTTATGCACAAATAGTGAGAGGAGTCTGAGTGCATTGTGGGGAAAGCTTGCAGCTGAGATTTTAATGCAAAATTGGGATATTGCTCTTGAAGAGCTTAATCGGTTGAAAGAGATAATTGActcaaag aATTTTGCATCACCAATGAATCAGGTGCAAAGTAGAATATGGTTAATGCACTGGGGTCTATTCATCTTTTTCAACCATGACAATGGAAGAACACAGATCATTGACCTGTTTAATCAGGATAA GTATCTTAATGCCATTCAAACAAGTGCTCCCCATCTTTTACGCTACTTAGCCACTGCATTCATTGTCAACAAAAGGAGGAGACCTCAATTCAAAGAATTTATAAAGGTTATTCAGCAAGAGCAACACTCTTACAAAGATCCCATTACAGAATTTTTAGCATGTGTGTATGTCAATTATGACTTTGATGGGGCtcaaaagaagatgaaggagTGTGAAGAA GTAATATTGAATGATCCCTTCCTTGGCAAACGAGTTGAAGAAGGAAACTTTTCTACTGTACCACTACGAGATGAGTTCCTTGAAAATGCACGCCTATTTATCTTTGAGACCTACTGCCGAATACATCAGCGAATTGACATGGC AGTGCTTGCTGacaaattgaatttgaattatgAGGAGGCTGAGAGATGGATTGTGAATCTGATCCGGGGCTCAAAGCTTGATGCCAAGATTGATTCACACTTGGGAACTGTCATTATGGAACCCAATCATCCCAACGT GTATGAGCAGCTAATAGACCACACAAAGGCGCTTTCAGGACGCACTTACAAGTTAGTCAGTCAACTCCTGGAACATGCACAGGCAGCACAGCCTGCACGTTAA